From a region of the Pontixanthobacter gangjinensis genome:
- the gcvPA gene encoding aminomethyl-transferring glycine dehydrogenase subunit GcvPA, whose product MRYLPLTDSDRSAMLDVIGAPNVDALFSDVPEIARLDGPIRDLPMHASEMAVEKHMRGLSKKNLAAADAAFFLGAGAYRHHVPASVDTIIQRGEFLTAYTPYQPEIAQGTLQMLFEFQSQVARLYGCVVANASMYDGSTACWEAVAMAGRVTKRSKAVLSGALHPHYTEVVKTMAKFTGDTIAAAQPSIQADPDNAGLISRIDADTSCVVVQYPDILGRLPDLEEIAAAAHAVGALLIAVNTEPVALGAIKSPGELGADIVVGEGQALGVGLQFGGPYLGLFAVRDKKHVRQMPGRLCGETVDADGRRGFVLTLSTREQHIRREKATSNICTNSGLCALAFTVHMTLLGEKGLRQLAAENHRLACIAAEKLAAVPGVTVLNHSFFNEFTILVDGDARQIVRDLAEDNILAGVSLARLYPDVEEFTRGLLVAVTETTSEEDIETLCAALKEKLS is encoded by the coding sequence ATGCGTTACTTACCCCTGACTGATAGCGATCGTTCAGCAATGCTTGATGTTATCGGCGCGCCGAATGTTGATGCGTTATTCTCCGATGTGCCAGAGATTGCGCGGCTCGATGGGCCGATCCGTGATCTGCCGATGCATGCGAGCGAAATGGCAGTCGAGAAGCATATGCGCGGGCTGTCCAAGAAGAACCTTGCCGCGGCGGATGCTGCGTTTTTCCTCGGCGCTGGGGCCTATCGCCACCATGTTCCGGCCAGCGTTGATACGATCATCCAGCGCGGCGAGTTTCTAACGGCCTACACTCCGTATCAGCCGGAAATCGCGCAGGGTACGTTGCAGATGCTGTTCGAATTTCAAAGTCAGGTCGCACGGCTCTATGGTTGCGTGGTTGCCAATGCTTCGATGTATGATGGCTCGACCGCGTGCTGGGAAGCGGTGGCGATGGCCGGACGCGTGACCAAGCGGAGCAAGGCTGTGCTGTCAGGCGCGCTGCATCCGCATTATACCGAAGTCGTAAAAACGATGGCCAAATTCACCGGCGACACAATCGCTGCTGCCCAGCCGTCTATTCAGGCCGATCCTGACAATGCCGGGCTAATCTCGCGGATTGATGCAGACACGTCCTGCGTAGTGGTACAATATCCCGATATTCTGGGCCGCTTGCCCGACCTGGAAGAAATCGCTGCTGCGGCGCATGCTGTGGGTGCGCTACTGATTGCGGTCAATACCGAGCCAGTTGCGCTCGGCGCGATCAAATCGCCGGGAGAGCTGGGCGCAGATATCGTTGTTGGCGAAGGTCAGGCGCTGGGTGTCGGATTGCAATTTGGCGGACCTTATCTCGGGCTGTTTGCGGTTCGCGACAAGAAGCACGTTCGGCAGATGCCGGGCCGCCTGTGCGGAGAAACTGTCGATGCTGATGGCAGACGTGGTTTCGTACTGACGCTTTCCACTCGCGAACAACATATCCGGCGGGAAAAAGCGACCAGCAACATATGCACCAATTCCGGTCTGTGCGCTCTCGCCTTCACGGTTCACATGACTTTGCTTGGCGAAAAAGGCCTGCGGCAACTGGCCGCGGAAAATCACCGGCTGGCATGTATCGCGGCAGAGAAGCTTGCTGCGGTTCCCGGTGTGACTGTGCTCAATCACAGCTTTTTCAACGAATTCACCATTTTGGTCGATGGCGATGCGCGGCAGATTGTCCGCGATCTGGCCGAGGACAATATCCTCGCGGGCGTCTCACTCGCCCGGCTCTATCCCGATGTTGAGGAATTTACGCGTGGCTTGCTGGTCGCGGTGACCGAAACGACGAGCGAGGAGGACATCGAAACCCTTTGTGCTGCTCTCAAGGAGAAATTGTCATGA
- the gcvPB gene encoding aminomethyl-transferring glycine dehydrogenase subunit GcvPB, with protein sequence MNAPNKSGWKPTAPAGSEGKFGGPPTTTGNKALMLEEKLIFEIGTPDTTGVDLPEVDDSAPNKLGGMRRDAEIGLPGLSEPETVRHYTRLSRQNYGIDLGFFPLGSCTMKHNPRLNEKVARMPGFADVHPLQPVDTVQGALGVINELAHWLITLTGMHGVAMSPKAGAHGELCGILCIRAALEARGDARKVVLVPESAHGTNPATAAFAGYAVEDIPANSDGRVDLEALKARLGPDVAAVMITNPNTCGLFEPDLREISDAVHAAGGFVYCDGANFNAIVGRVRPGDLGVDAMHINLHKTFSTPHGGGGPGSGPVVLSEALSPFGPLPFTARTDDGVIHLVEEETASEFGHTKAFGRMTAFHGQMGMYTRALTYMLSHGADGLKQVSEDAVLNANYILRSMEDVLHAPYAHSGPCMHEALFGDKGFAEGLSTIDLAKGLIDEGYHPMTMYFPLVVHGAMLVEPTETESKATIDQFITAFRSVAERAKAGDELLKTAPHYAPRSRLDETLAARKPVLAYVDPE encoded by the coding sequence ATGAACGCTCCGAACAAAAGCGGTTGGAAGCCGACAGCTCCTGCTGGCAGCGAAGGCAAATTTGGCGGACCGCCAACCACCACCGGTAACAAAGCGCTGATGCTCGAAGAAAAGTTGATCTTCGAGATTGGCACGCCCGACACAACCGGCGTCGATCTGCCTGAAGTGGATGACTCTGCGCCTAATAAGCTTGGCGGCATGAGGCGCGATGCTGAGATCGGCCTGCCCGGTTTGTCGGAACCTGAAACTGTGCGCCATTACACGCGGCTGAGCCGCCAGAATTACGGTATTGATCTCGGCTTCTTCCCGCTCGGTTCGTGCACCATGAAGCACAATCCACGCCTTAATGAAAAAGTTGCGCGGATGCCCGGCTTTGCAGACGTCCATCCGCTTCAACCGGTTGATACTGTGCAAGGCGCATTGGGCGTTATCAATGAGCTTGCCCATTGGCTGATTACACTGACCGGAATGCACGGCGTTGCGATGAGCCCGAAGGCGGGCGCGCACGGCGAATTGTGCGGCATTTTGTGTATTCGAGCTGCATTGGAAGCGCGCGGCGATGCGCGCAAAGTCGTGCTTGTTCCCGAGAGCGCGCATGGCACCAATCCTGCAACGGCTGCCTTCGCCGGTTATGCGGTGGAAGACATTCCTGCCAATTCGGACGGGCGGGTTGATCTGGAAGCGCTCAAGGCGCGGCTTGGCCCCGATGTGGCAGCGGTGATGATTACAAATCCAAACACTTGCGGATTGTTCGAGCCTGATCTTCGTGAAATCTCCGATGCGGTCCATGCCGCTGGCGGGTTTGTTTATTGCGACGGGGCCAATTTCAATGCGATTGTCGGGCGCGTTCGACCCGGCGATCTCGGCGTTGATGCTATGCACATCAATTTGCACAAAACCTTTTCCACCCCGCATGGCGGCGGCGGACCGGGCAGCGGTCCTGTGGTTCTGTCAGAGGCGCTTAGCCCCTTCGGGCCGCTGCCGTTCACCGCACGCACCGACGATGGCGTCATTCATCTGGTCGAAGAAGAAACCGCGTCAGAATTCGGTCACACCAAAGCGTTCGGGCGGATGACTGCTTTCCACGGCCAGATGGGCATGTATACCCGCGCTTTGACATATATGCTTAGCCACGGTGCCGACGGGCTGAAGCAAGTTTCCGAGGACGCAGTGCTGAATGCCAATTACATCCTCCGTTCGATGGAAGATGTGCTGCACGCACCCTATGCTCACAGCGGACCGTGTATGCATGAGGCTTTGTTCGGCGATAAGGGCTTTGCCGAGGGACTTTCCACGATTGATCTTGCCAAGGGACTAATTGACGAGGGCTATCATCCGATGACGATGTATTTCCCGCTGGTGGTCCACGGCGCGATGCTGGTCGAACCAACCGAGACAGAAAGCAAGGCGACCATCGATCAGTTCATCACAGCCTTCCGTAGCGTGGCAGAGCGGGCGAAAGCAGGTGATGAATTGCTCAAGACCGCCCCGCATTATGCACCGCGCAGTAGGCTTGATGAAACGCTGGCCGCGCGCAAACCGGTACTCGCCTATGTCGATCCCGAATAG